CTTCATTCCACTTAAGAATCATTCTAAAATCACCTATACCGCTAGCTGCCAATGTCTTTATAGGGCCTGCGCTTATTGCGTTTACTCTAATGTTTTGAGGACCAAGATCCGCCGCAAGATATCTTACACTCGCCTCCAGTGCAGCTTTTGCCACACCCATGACATTATAGTGAGGTATATACCTTTGAGCTCCTAAGTATGAAAGAGTAAGAATCGAGCCTCCTTCTTTCATTAAAGGAAGCATTGTCTTAGTAAGTTCTATTAGACTAAAAACCGATATATCCATTGCTATTTCAAAAGCCTCTTTCGTCGTATTGACAAATCGTCCGTCAAGTGCCTCCCTCGGTGCATACGCCACGGAGTGAACAAAAAAATCTATTTGACCGAAATCTTTTTCCAAAGACTCTTTTAAAGCTTGTAACTCTTTAGGCTTACTAACATCCAAAGGATATACTTTATCACTTTCAAGCTCTTTTGCTATAGGCTCTACCCTCTTTTTTATAGAGTCGTTCAAATACGTAAACGCAAGTTCCGCCCCTTGGGCTCTGCACGCTTTCGCTATACCGTAAGCTATAGACTTGTTGTTAGCGACTCCTACAATTAGGCCTTTTTTGCCTTTCATTACCATTTAAATCTCCTTAGTTAGTTAATTCGATCA
This Nitrosophilus labii DNA region includes the following protein-coding sequences:
- the fabI gene encoding enoyl-ACP reductase FabI, with protein sequence MVMKGKKGLIVGVANNKSIAYGIAKACRAQGAELAFTYLNDSIKKRVEPIAKELESDKVYPLDVSKPKELQALKESLEKDFGQIDFFVHSVAYAPREALDGRFVNTTKEAFEIAMDISVFSLIELTKTMLPLMKEGGSILTLSYLGAQRYIPHYNVMGVAKAALEASVRYLAADLGPQNIRVNAISAGPIKTLAASGIGDFRMILKWNEANAPLRRNVTIDEVGNSGMYLLSDLASGVTGEIHYVDAGYNIMGLAEVEDVDGKTQMVWERYKSQQQH